The Haliotis asinina isolate JCU_RB_2024 chromosome 2, JCU_Hal_asi_v2, whole genome shotgun sequence genomic interval TTGGTGCTAGATATTTGATTAATCTTTCATTCATTGCGAAAAGAAGAAATGccaaatatacagtggaagctgtctaaactggcatctgtccaatctggtaAATTGTCAGcattggcataaaatctcagtcccatccgtggcttgcacatttatcatcagttctacaatccagcacattgtctaaactggattaattcttcagtcccaatgagtgctggtttagacagcttccactgtatatttcaACAAATATTGGCATCCTAGTAGCCAACATCATATGACAGGTCCATGACTGATTCTTCACTTCGATGGAACAATTTTTCCACGAGCCTGgatgaaaatgattttgcaccaattttagaaatattccaattCCAATACTGTGACTAGGTGTcgcagtccacccagctgtgaatatcgggtaccttgtaaggatgggagagccacattaactcggtgcgcctgctaaggctgcaagagttgtatgatccccagggagttgaaattgaaaatatgatgtgccgTCGTTATGGACATCCATTGATCAAGGGGAAaaaagcgcccttgagcagttgaactaactggatatcggcgctatacaaatatctagttgtAATTCTATTCTTGCAAGAGACACTTGAGaaaggttcttgagaggtattTGGGAGTTGGTATTCTAATATCCGACAAAAtgctatggatgtcaacttcttctttattgttttcatgaagtttctggactattccttgccccttcatcaggtgggtGACCTGATGGGCAAGGAATAGTCCAGAAACGTCgatgacatccataacattttgttgtaCATCTTGAGAAAGGGTTCCAACAATGTATCAATGTTTGGAATCAAACATGAGTCTTTGTCGTGaagagcaaatgttttaaccattacTGCACCAACTCTGCCCTTTATAAGATGAAGATGCAAGAAGTAGCCAATACAACTGTCATAAACAGTAATGATGGGGTCCATAACATTTCTTGTCTTAACGATTTTCTTGGTTCCAAATAAGGAACCATGAAATTCAGATGATAAATGCCCAACTTTTTTCAGAATATCATCTGTCTTAACAGACACTGATGTAGAAAACATGTAATAAAGTCATTTCTAGATTAAATAGTTTGgacatactgtaaatcattaaatttttgtgagcatgatatttttgcgaaaattgcgaatgacttaagctcgcaaaaatatcaatttgctggtagaatgcaatgaataatcagcaaacaaccagTCCTATTTTTGCTTTATTATTCACCACTTCATATAAttaacaatagatctagacaatacatatattaagcaatgacaacaacgtggagaatgactaattactagcattactcacgtgtcacatgtcaaacaatggatacctgaacaaaagtcactcaatcagtaCGTACGATACTCCAGACAGGCGCCAACCacgcaacacacatttcttggagactgtttgaaaggccgAGGCCATCCAGCGGGCGTGGATAgctttcatgacacttatctggagatcaacagcttcgccgacactgactaaactggtccttaATCAATGCCAGTTTATTagagtcattccatttaatttaacccttttgaactgttttaagcttatatggcctatgcagcaagcgttgtttttaggaaaacatcactgattgcatacatgcggaAGTACTCCACTAAATAATGTTCAAGATTAGCagcaaactttaatatgtgattggatttacttcagataaaactttcagatgcaagtaagcattgaaactgtcaaactaaactatgttttgagaattaggcaagtcgcaaaaatatcatgacgcaaaaaCGTCTCTTGGTCGCCATTTGCAAAAATATCAAGACCCAAaaatttcgtgatttacagtatttcaaAAACACTGATTGGTGCAGATTCAGTTAATATATGATTTAGTTTCCCTACATTAACATCCAGGTGTAGGGAGACAGTGGAAACAGACTACAGCTCATGCTTCTAAATATTGGGAGTGATCCCCCTTGGCCCATACTTTCTAATGTTCTTCACTCTATGGCAGCAGGTGCTACGTGGACAGTGATGCCACAATGGTAAAGGTGTAGGAATCGTACGAAATATACCACCGAGAATGAGATGTACACATTGGGCAAAAGATATACTGGGTGAATACCACCAAAACCAGGCATGTCTGTCATTGAGGCAGATCGACAAAACGATGATGGAAAGGGATGCAAAGTATAACTGTGAGATATCAGGTTATAGTTAAGAATCAGCAGTTATTACACTCCTTGTGCCAGTACTGTCAGGTTGTTAAGGTTGGAATACAGCATAACATCATGAATAGTAAAACAGCATTGTTTCATCTACATAACTAATTTGTTTGCATTAATTGCCCAGGAACTCAGAGAATGACAAAAAAGATCTGATTATTCAGACCAATATACAAGAAAACCTTGTTTTCAGAGACTTGAGTTCAAAAGTGGATATTTTTGGGTTAGTTAGGACTAAACAAACAATTTCACAAAATACCCACTAAAATGTTCACGTTCACTGACTTTATGTGTTCAATATAGTTAcccagaaaatattttctatGAATAATCTCTAATATACGCAAGAAAATATTGACTGTCATGTCAATAATTGTTTTTTCTGGGGAGCACATACACAATACTACTTACAAAATGCTCTAGAAGTTAATCAGGCAGCGCGAATTGGAACAGGGAGCTTATGACAGTGGTTACGTAATATGCCCTTCTATAGCATCCCTTTGCACATTTGAACACTATTATCCTGCCAGCATATTACATAAACAATAACAATGCACTCGTGATGCACAAATAAATACTACTGGAAGCATTCAAAATCATTTGATCATAAGTTAATACAAAGACAGTCTCAACAGAATCAGATTTCAAAATCTGATATGATATCTCTGAGCTGAAATCCAGCAACAATATCTTCCACAAAGTGTCATACTTTCATTCACATTGtgcatgcttctccataaaatgACGAGGCAACTCAGGACAAAAAGGTGTCCTTAGGTCCTAATGCACACTTGTATCATATCAACTAAAACATCTGGTTTTAATGAGATTGTTACAAAGACAATTACAATGATCTGACTAATGATTCTCCATCATCAAAACATCATCCTCGGAAACCTCACAGGTTCTCAGACAGAGAAAGTTCTTCACTGCCAGAGGTAAAGGGAGGCTAGAGATAGGAGATACTACTTCCCTGTCATCCACTGATAATGATATAGTTTCCCTCACAACTGCTCGACACAGGATCTTCAGTGAGTGCACAGACTTGTTGAGGATCTGGAACAGATAATGGAGGTGGGTCTGCTCTGGAGTCTTCCCTGCAAATCGGATCCAGGACTCGGACTGTAGTTCCCATCCACACTGGACAAGGTAGCGAGCAATGTTTAGATCTCCTTTGGAACATAACCAGTATAATGGTGACGTTCTGGAACAAAATcactaagtcagcaagcataTAATACACAGATGAAAGTTAATTACAGTGGGACATTGCTGATAGTGAATACCTATTGTGTGAGTGAGGGGATCAAGCTTATACTCAGCAGTGATGCTTACCTTATGTGAGCGAGGGGGATCTAGCTTACACTCAGCAGTGATGCGTAATTGTGTGAGTGAGGAGATCAAGCTTACACTCAGCAGTGATGCGTAATTGTGTGAGTGAGGAGACCAAGCTTACACTCAGCAGTGATGCGTAATTGTGTGAGTGAGGAGATCAAGCTTCCACTCAGCAGTGATGTGTAATTGTGTGAGTGAGGAGACCAAGCTTACACTCAGCAGTGATGCGTAATTGTGTGAGTGAGGAGATCAAGCTTACACTCAGCAGTGATGCTTACCATATGTGAGTGAGGGGATCTAGCTTCCACTCAGCAGTGATGCCTACCTTGTGTGAGCAAAGGTATCTTGCTTCAGTTTTGAGCCTGCTTCTACAAGTAGGCGGATACAAGGTATACACTGTCTGCCTCTGATGGATCCTGTGAAGATGCTACGATGAAGTGGAATGTGTCCCTGATGATCTCTGGCGTTCAGCTTCCCTCCTGCTTGCAACAGCAACTCTGTCAACTCTTCCTTGACAGCATCTGGGTCTTCAACACAACAATGCAACATGCTTTTTGTATTTCTATGGAAACAGATAGAATAATGACAAGAGAATGTTTACAAAAGAATAGGTTTCAGCAAGTAGTAGAATTTAGAGTGTTCAGTGAAACATTGTTTCATGAGTACTTGAACAATACTTGAGTATTGCTACAGTTTGATGTTGAAGAAAATTGTGGAAAATTTTCCGAATTGTTGAAACTAAcaagcaagggaagctgaaaaATCAAAACAGGTTAAACCAGGATAaaccaagattcaaactcatgaCCAAAGGattcatacgacaagcatgggttaccgaaggccaattctaacccggatcttcacaggttcgaAAGAGGAAACTTATATGAAGTAAATACAAGTGTTCCACCTGCTAATACAGACTAGAATCAGTAACAGTCACTGCAGAGGCTGGACAGGGGATATTTTATTATATGATCATCAGGCGAGTTCACAATTCAGCAAGGTCATATTAAAAAGTGCATTATCCTACCTCATTTAAGAACCTCACTATCTGATTGGTCCATGTGACCCTGAACAGAAGTCCATATACACTGTGCAATATCAACCTCCACTGAACGTGATAACTTAAAACTACAGaatactgaatgttttaatgcttGGAATAACAACTGACAATGACCACCTCAGTCTCTTGACTTGACTGATgaagaatgatgctcatgacatcaatcactgggcTATCTTTATGGACTTATttttggatatttatatagcgcatatatccacacactagtgcatactcaaggcgctggtattttttgCTCGATCACTGGATCATTGGCACATCtaattatcaatctcaactccctggggaccatacaactcttgctgccataAGGCACACTCTGTTATTGTGGCTTTCCAGTTCTTGTGATTTGATTATCATAGGCTGCAGCCAAATAGAttgaatattcctgagtgcagaAAACCACAAACTAaagcgagtgaatgagtatggtattatgccacttttagctagaaatgggcatcacacattgcatccatatagggaatcgaacccaggttttgaCAAGACGAACAAGTGCCTTAACGACTGATCTACCCAACCACCCttaacaaacaaaaagaaagacCACtgtcaaatagctggaatattgcaaagtgtgacggaaaacaacaaacaaaagcaaagcTACTCCAAATACTGATTACAGTTTTCGATCTTACATCCAATTGTCTGTGACCGATGTAGTGGAGAGTAGCACTTGAAGTCGCAGAGATTCACATCTGCTCCATTGTTCAGCATTAGCTGCACCAGGTCAGGCCGACCCATGCTGAGAGCCACCATGAGAGGTGATTCCTGTGTGTCATTTGTCTGACAGTTGACGACAGCGCCAGCTTGTAGAAGAGACTCGGCAATCTCGTAGTTCATCACTGCTATTGCTGAATGTAAGGGTGATAGGCTCCTTGTATCACTCATATTAATATCTGCCCCACAGCGTACCAGGAGTTTGACGATTTCTGGGTAGCCTTCTCGAACTGCTAGGGCCAGTGGCGTCTTACCTCTCTCATCCTGGAGATTTATTGGCGCTCCATATTTGTTGAGAACCTCCACACTGAGAATGTCTCCCTTTTCAGCCGATACATGCAATGGAGTTTTACCCATGGAGTCCTTCAAGTCCAGTATGGCACCCCTCAGACATAGAATTTCAATGACCTGAGTGTGTCCGCCATTTGCCGCTTTGTGTAAAGCAGTGTGTCCTCCATTACCATCAACATTCCTGGTGGTGGCGTTTATGTCAGCACGACCATCAAGCAGGACAGACACCGTCTCGGCATGACCATGTTTTGCTGCGATATGAAGTGCAGTCTCCCCAAATTTATACGACCGAGATGAGTTGATATGAGCCCCCTCTTTGACTAGGTACTGTACAATATCAGCTCTGCCTCCTTGACATGCACACAACAGGGGCGTGTAACCCTCACTGTCACAGCAGTTGACTGTCGACCCTGCACGGACAAGTCGCACCACACACTCCAGGGGTCCATGCATGGCTGCATGGTGAAGAGCACGCTTGTTGCATCCATCGGTGTAACTCAGACATTGATGGATTCGGTTGTGGAGGTTGAGGATGAAGTCTAGGGCAGTAAGATTACCATATTTGGCACATTCAATAAGACATTCCCCCAGGGATACATTCAGTCTGAAAACTGGGTCTGACAGATAGGATATTGATTGTGTGGAATCATTGTTCCTCAGGGCTTCAATGAACAGATCCATTGGAGTAACTACTGGTTGGTCCTCTGGTTGGCTCTCCATGTTCAACACCTGTATGTTTTACCTGAAAGTCAAAAGGAAATATGGAACTTAAACAGTTGCCTGTCAAAACTTGTTAGCGAGTGAGGGAGTGATTGTTTTATGGATAGGAACAGGAATGATTTGCTTGACACCAGCACAAGAATATGTATCAAAACGTCATACTCatgaaataaagaagctgttatccataaacatgataaaattcGTCTATACTGACTATATTTGCCAAACACTTTAGTTGTTACATTACTTTTCATACTGCTGATAGTTTATATCCCAAGAAATCTGGGGCATAACAATTTGCTTCAGTATTTTCCATTACCTTTCATGTGCAACATGTCCAAAATTACATAAGGAGATTTAGAAAAATTCAATTTATTTCAAAAAGATTTATTTGAAGGTTACTTCATGGTACAATCCTGTATCAAAATAACAGTTAAGTGCTTCCACATCTAAGGCAATGACTAGTTTAACAATACTGCCATATAACAAATTCCCATTCATAAATATAGGAATATTTGCTGTCACACATCAGTACCTGATGAGGGAGTGAAAATGCACCATGTATTACTCATATTAAATTTCCCCCCTTTCAAAttattaacatatatatttttacttTCCTGGACTGttactgaaacattttttattgaTCCTTTTTACTTTTGTCAGATAATAATCAGAAAATGATTGTATGTACATAAAACACATATCTCCATCAGTGACCTGTTTCAGGGTTTGTCTGTGTTAGCATGGTGAGGGCAACCTAACATATTGCAGATGTATAAATTACCTTTTAATACTCCTCGCCTTGTTTCATGATTTTCAATAATTCCACAGTATGGTCCACAGGTTGAGGTTGTTACCAAATACTAACTTGTTAACTGTATCATATATCATCGATGTGAATAATTGTTCTAATTGCTATTGTTCACTGCCTTGTGAACACAGGATAGGAATTGTTAATTGGGTTAATGCCTGTTGACCACTTCTGCTCCTTTCTTTGTGTGTTATTTTATGTCCTGACTCTTTCACCAGCCATGACAAAGGTAATACAGggcaaacataaacaaatctcAGACCAAATCTCTTATTAAAATGAGTATCGTCTGCTCAAGCACTGATTCAAAGATGACGTGAAAATGTATTCAGATACAAAACGAGCAAAATATACCATTGTTACAATACAAATAAAGACAATGTATAGTCAAACCAAGAAATCGATATCGCTGTAGTTTGTAAACACACCACCGACCTGTCTCGGTCTGTCCGAAATTATCCCCTCGTTGTCAACTGCGTTGCATGCCCACTTGACTCCGATCCATCATTCAATTATGCAACAGCGATAATCCAAATCTGTTACATCCAGTGAGCATAATTTAAGCTATGCCATTGTTTACATCTTCCAAGCAAAGATAATTatgtcatgaatgaaaatagaaaaATGACAGGTGCTCTTCAACAAAGAAGGTATAAGGGACCGTTCATTGTACGCACCCGGTAGGGAGAATATTTTACGCATGCTTCTATCAATTATTCTTGTGGACGTTTTACTCGTTCACTGGATCAAGAGAAGCAGCGTGGAAATGTGTTAGGTTTATCACTGATATTCTGGATCAATTTCTTTAGAATATCAACTAAAATTGCGTGTTCCGAATGAAACGGATATGATATTTTACGTTATGAAACGTCAATGTGCTGATGTTAAAACGATGTATATAGTACCAAAATGTATCCTGATGTATTAACAGAACAGACCAGCTGTCtctcgagtgagtgagcatcGTTTACGCCGTATCGGTaatgttcaagcaatatcacgtcggggcagaccagaaatcagcttcacactttgtatccaCGTGCGAATCGAACCGGCGTCTTCAGTGTGGTGATTGAACGCTGTAACCACCAGACTACACTACCCCTTCACCAAAACAAGCACCCGTCAAATCGGTATCAAAAAAGACAGGTTAGAAATACTTTAATGGACCCGTTCTTTGTCATAGTTTGTTTCGTATTTTTATTATCATGCAAGTTCCTCATTTTTACATAATTTCTTTTTccattattataattattattattcatcaaCTTGTAAAATGCTGCGTTGTTCGAGTGTTTAATTCTAACATTTCTTTCACAAACACCTTTAATTTGTATGAGGGGAATCTGCCAtcaggtgaaaggtgtttgcaagtaactGTGATAGTTTTAAGATTTTAGAAAAATTGTAAGGGCGTATGtggtgtgtgtgaaaaatatgacatatcgccgatctgatctgatccaccattgatgcttgtgatgcttgaaGGTTGTAGTtctataacttctttctttcttgttgatcttattatttgacaaaactggaaaggtgtttataaCGCCTTGTGACAGTTTTAAACTTTCTATTTTTGATGGGAGTGACAGTGTCATTTTGTGAATGTGCATgacattccccacatgcaataagatatctcaattaattattaatctaaacaaaaatatctcaaagtagattttcattcattcacatatgtacttctttctgtagttctttttctttatttctttcattcgttcacatataattcttgctcttaattcttactataattcattcattcattgtaaaattccgacagATACAATAAAGTGCATggctgaagttgcgctgggaacgagccaagtcactgtgtgcgttggagcatgacgaggcacacgttaattagtacaaaagGTAAAGAAAgtaagcgagtgacctatccctgttgtagattatccctggttttacAGGGAATATACAGTTGATATTGGGGAAACCTTTACACTACACGCTTCAACGGAAAAGATTTTTCAGTTTTACTTACCCTGAATTCCAAACGTTGGAAATTTGCAAAGTCAATATATTCAGGAAAAAAATTCGAAGCCTGCTTATACAGCTTGAATACACAACTCTATGTTTTCGTTTTGGCAAGTAAATTTATTTGCGCTGTTCTGAGACATATCTTCGATAGTTTTGGGCGCATGTCCGTCTTCTCGGGCTGTCGCTAACCAGGCGCATGTTGATTctcttttatttctttttttttattgacAGTCGTTTCTTTTCTTTAAGAGTGCAAAACCacatatatgaaataaaatggaAAACGTCCGACCCGTGAACACAGTGCGAAATCCAGTCTGCGATTATGAATTCTTTTGATATCATTAgcgggagataactcttgtgTGCTTTCCGGCAAACCTCGATTTCAAAAGCACATGGGAGACACATGAAAGTGTGTCTGTAGTTGTGAAATACCGGCAAGGATTTTCTCGCTACAACCAGAAACTAAACCACCTGACATTTACCAGACATAATGCCGAAGAAAAACAAAGGGAAAAAGTCTAAGGACGACGACTGGCCAGATGAAGAACCAAATTTagatgacaaaatgaaatctttGACAGTCGATGACGATGATCCTAAGGTATGTTTGTTCCAGATGTTAGTTACTGCGTAGGCTTTAGATGACAGAGTATGTGGTAATCGTTCATGTAATCGTGGTTATTGACATTTGTCTGTCATTGTTTTGTGAAAGAATCTTTCATGTAATATGTACCAATTGATGAAATAACTTCTTTTCCCCTTAATCCTTCAAAGCTGAaggtagaaacatttcaacacttaacttgaaataaaaataaaaataaatatgttattgTTCAGAAATCAAGAGAAGTTGCCTCAGAATTCAATAATAAtttgtgaatatttttaaaGTCTGTGTTTGGATGTTAATTAATCACTTTAGAAAAATACTCATTTGAACATGTTGGAGATACCTCTGGTAAATGGGCACAGCTGTCAACAAAATTTTTCATGATATCCTGATCTATCGTGGTCCCCTACTTCCTGCTGAACAACTATAGCTGCATAACAGTTATCTCCAATCCATATGTATCACACATGCACAGTTCAGGTCTGTTACACTTCAGATACTTTTCCCCCATCATATTTAtaacattaaaggggcactgatgcggagcaatttccgtggactggtgtaaacttttgttattgtttttctcccgtgagtacccggatgatatcccagaattcatgactggttcgtgacctctgctgcgcattccataagcgcaattgatagtttagttatagacagatcaacttaggtgaggtcatttttacttcattacaaatgtattatgaaaacaaatgaaatactttgaaggttaatcatctgccagtggtagaaatggtaaaaaactatcaggacagaaaaataacgaagccaatgtacctctctatattttgtctgataaacctaattagtttattgtatatatgatattattatatcatagttgtatgattctgaaaattaataaaagaacacacgatctgcttatactcatagtaaatttctaacacaaaagcaacatttatacattgtatagattgccaatgtggatcctatttcacacacatacgcgatctagtgtgtgttttctgtcatacagattctgctgaatgctacaacaaataaattaaaacaaaatgcaaataatgaatgtaaaacagactaattttatagcaacaatgtcaggctactaccttgttcaggaatgtatccatcaatatccacataaaagaaatcgtattccattcatctgcagctggtaaataatcatgctctgtgtcgcgtgtcttacaactgtctagtttgcgaaaaagtaacacatcgtttcacgtctttcgatGGTGAAAaacagataaacctctcattggtctcccaagatagcacacctggcaactaattgtatgatgtccactattctaagtaatttagttaaccaataatgagcaatcaatcaatcaacgcaagggtggttaattctttgaagggaggatgttgtttttgcactcactctttacgacagggtgtagtcatctacacacactgccttttgacaaatccgctagaagatacaagtaattaatcaatcagtgtgttatcggttaatcctttgatcgatgtttgtttttgtaactcagctgataaaccctcttgcatcacttacatgcacatattacataacatgcaaatacatttgccattacagaccttaatttataatgctgagtatttactccagacaggagaaatgccaaatttgAACCTTTGTTgtgtaaccgaagtggtgttactactaattatacctgttataaattcactaaTTGACcgtccagagaatgatgacaaataacgcgtgtaggtttacaccatcaaacgcgagttacagcaaggaagatgtaatatCTGTGTCGCACGCAGCCTGAAAATACTTATGGgacgaaactgttttgaggataccaacggaatttcgttacataaggaatacacacaggcctttgctgtgtacttgggtaaataggtgaaataagggttttttaacgtaagaaaattttcagatttctctaccaaattcaaagtcatcgtttttcgtttacgaattcaaataaatcaactgtgtgtttttattatcataaataataaaccattgtagccaccatagctaccaaaacttacgtatgatatttgctatcacagctgaaccaacactcaaaactacctatatataaagctttgcaatcttccgtgctgaaacaaatggcttgctatgtgcctgtagacatcatattttcatgtaacatgattaaatatcgaggttaaaaacacagaaataggatcaaattggatcagtaactataccatcaaagcatccgaaaagaactacactgctgggatatttggttacgatcagacaaggaataccatggatatttttaaacaaatggcatatgatgggcatccggcctcctgactgtttaggtgaagaaattctgctaatatggacaggagcccagttcctttgtccgtcacggtcgaaggagcttgcgctgaccaatttgcggtttggtttcgtaattatacccttggcgagaaacattattcgctccgcatcagtgcccctttaagggaCAGCAAAACAAAATTCTTCTCACTATTATATGAGTAAGTAACATAAGAGAAAAATTGAAGATAGAGTTATTTAATTATGTAACTTAGCTGAGGGATATGTCACACAATCTGTATTATAGCAAGTTCAAGTTCACTAACATTAATTGTTTCATTCCCTACCAATCTACTGTTGAAAAAAACTCAACTTGACACACAATCAATTATTTGAGGTTTcttaatgatataaatatattttctttcacgTAAGACATGAGGAATtctgaaatggcgataactgtgACAGTTAACAGGTATCTGTACTGCCATGATTCCCTTTTCCAGGGTGATATAAGAACATGATCGCCAGCATAAAATAGGGTGGACAC includes:
- the LOC137273347 gene encoding ankyrin repeat and death domain-containing protein 1A-like, coding for MESQPEDQPVVTPMDLFIEALRNNDSTQSISYLSDPVFRLNVSLGECLIECAKYGNLTALDFILNLHNRIHQCLSYTDGCNKRALHHAAMHGPLECVVRLVRAGSTVNCCDSEGYTPLLCACQGGRADIVQYLVKEGAHINSSRSYKFGETALHIAAKHGHAETVSVLLDGRADINATTRNVDGNGGHTALHKAANGGHTQVIEILCLRGAILDLKDSMGKTPLHVSAEKGDILSVEVLNKYGAPINLQDERGKTPLALAVREGYPEIVKLLVRCGADINMSDTRSLSPLHSAIAVMNYEIAESLLQAGAVVNCQTNDTQESPLMVALSMGRPDLVQLMLNNGADVNLCDFKCYSPLHRSQTIGYPDAVKEELTELLLQAGGKLNARDHQGHIPLHRSIFTGSIRGRQCIPCIRLLVEAGSKLKQDTFAHTRTSPLYWLCSKGDLNIARYLVQCGWELQSESWIRFAGKTPEQTHLHYLFQILNKSVHSLKILCRAVVRETISLSVDDREVVSPISSLPLPLAVKNFLCLRTCEVSEDDVLMMENH